One Plasmodium berghei ANKA genome assembly, chromosome: 13 genomic region harbors:
- a CDS encoding zinc finger protein, putative: MYINRNPNINNNKRYDALKYEDEKETFVDKPKYINVSYHIRKLFSYCDADILRIENNLIIYNSIIDNIKKNGNRLIKKEIEKIIREKEENKNYCLKDEMKEEYKINNFDLKKVELDFKFIECSLCFELIKIICIQECNHTYCFLCFYRLLYMQIKENNYENNDSSNNNNNNNNVTGQNALNNVRNNNHINSRSYSYRDRGGNLNYDESYHQNSRTNDTRKNIKNDKFNYAFDKEKMKCPFCKERNEYIFFCLNNFYTYFTYNNLLQTLLEHDEVDMLGGYDEDNNMNESEIMVKQLKFSGSFENDRIYDKRESINNINIEMDEQNTINKYSVDICKEIEDVEEIEKLTSKNYNDMQKEQANLLEKNKLKKIFSSDYDDIIILRNILKKYPNSNEDTIKNTKKGENMYLFNYYEKYIKRKKYKTKYILNGCANSLKRYAFFSKIFVDTEKKIFYEYYYIYSLSTLLTSYVCLLTPCIDYWVKVQNKKVEKFKLNNNNKINKYFEYIYIHNKQNLLRKKNDSIYDKYHQYTRNDHHISELESESTDHYFNVIDIFYKTCFTNLDNITNLKHLNKYCYNRLSDLCKHLSEHKKTYCDICVGNNDNNFLFEYNIFLKKHVKAHIEYGEQISENKYKIRHIYCHICSYYLYDFDTYMSHINKYHFFCKFCFNKKNPEIKGLEKNDIDDIVYYDQLHLHVYKDYDNIFAHYKKKHHPCLYEQCIFVVFDNKMDLCLHLAEKHEERGSSKRNKIAFSIGGASYNEIRNNANNNRNNTYSYRNDYGNNINAIQVNNEKTNSNICENEEDKNREKIDINNYKCIYDFKNFSDSWYFEYFIEIKMINFVEYFKNKKTIFLHIIKKDLEFIENILGILTKKNADFYISNEEIINITKSVIDTDFGIEQKKNNFFIFKIFFDGIIEKIDYLLYNKEDLEKHYLNLFFNIIIYRSFILYYSFFFMHLSEKKTTLGKINNNTNSSKTKKNVNNSNEKREKNDSIYNYNNNKSMANLRHKFEDATKSNINELSKYGFLYLTFLFFKIENNVLENIHSNIKGIYTLCNNTWKDIEAVNKRITLACENDTNAIDGKSKNNDNPLIISGNKKSNNITSIKFNNEKNNTNVKGKEIVSSLFDVINSKNNLMELENIYNLIKKCFKNKNPNNNIINHIYDQKWDICKKVSFDMLYCIEPHLNLVSFFYLFISNYLSAYQKDSCVNKFVNISNENKKNILKKIALDVDLASLTTISKDLSNFVNARALEECLSTGPEYYRIRKDIEFILRNRNTNNIVNNGSNHNRFSNTYRGSEKYKNIEDQKVNSNLYDISLSLRNRFLNIIKSSKINELYYIYFYVSSIINTTNTNKNNDVNKNEDFPSLASNNINDRTSNIATISRFSVINSNNTNLRANHTRNNNNSNLSNEDININSYKYKVENNKNKSLSSKGDALNAEYPPLPKQKTDEDNFSFLISKNNKTKPKDSKSELSNKDISLNWKKNGSNTSKYKEKEEEKKKQKNNKKTNNTTADHTNTNLLSLIPNKIEKSNKNEKNKAEKNATSNYYKSFNIDEFPAPADVVDQKKLLEQKQNSQKKKKNYENNSDSKHFYSSDDNTLSNSKSSPKKKKKNVIVPEGNITYTIKKNNKVKCCSMCTYENPYERKICELCENPL; encoded by the exons atgtatataaacCGAAATccaaatattaataataacaaaaggTATGATGCTTTGAAATATGAAGATGAAAAGGAAACATTCGTAGATAAAcctaaatatattaatgtttCATATCATATAAGAAAGTTATTTAGTTATTGTGATGCAGATATATTAagaattgaaaataatttaattatatataatagtataattgataatataaaaaaaaatggaaataggttaataaaaaaagaaatcgaaaaaataatacgagaaaaagaggaaaataaaaattattgtttAAAAGATGAAATGAAAGAAGaatacaaaattaataatttcgatttaaaaaaagtagaactcgattttaaatttattgaaTGCAGTTTATGTTTTGAATtgattaaaattatatgtattcaAGAATGTAATCATacatattgttttttatgtttttatcgactattatatatgcaaatcaaagaaaataattatgaaaataatgatagttctaataataataataataataataatgtaacAGGGCAAAATGCTCTAAATAATGTTAGAAATAATAACCATATTAATTCAAGAAGTTATTCCTACAGGGATCGGGGTGGGAACCTAAATTATGATGAGTCTTATCATCAAAATAGCAGAACAAATGATAcaaggaaaaatataaaaaatgacaaatttaattatgcatttgataaagaaaaaatgaaatgcCCTTTTTGTAAAGAAagaaatgaatatatatttttttgtctaaacaatttttatacatattttacgTACAATAATTTGCTTCAGACCTTGTTAGAACATGATGAAGTAGATATGCTAGGGGGATATGAtgaagataataatatgaacgAATCTGAAATAATGGTAAAACAACTTAAATTTAGTGGAAGCTTTGAAAATGATCgaatatatgataaaagggaatcaataaataatataaacattgAAATGGATGAACAAAAtactataaataaatatagtgTTGATATATGTAAAGAAATTGAAGATGTTgaagaaatagaaaaattaacatcaaaaaattataatgatatGCAAAAAGAGCAAGCCAATTtgttagaaaaaaataaattaaaaaaaatattttcatcagattatgatgatattattattttaagaaatatattaaaaaaatatcccAATTCAAATGAAGATacgataaaaaatacaaaaaagggggaaaatatgtatttgtttaattattatgaaaaatatataaaaaggaaaaaatataaaacaaaatatattcttaaTGGCTGTGCTAATTCTTTAAAACGATATGCATTTTtctcaaaaatatttgtagacacagaaaaaaaaatattttatgaatattattatatatatagtttatCGACGCTTTTAACAAGTTATGTGTGCTTGTTAACTCCTTGTATTGATTATTGGGTAAAAGTTCAAAATAAGAAAGTcgaaaaatttaaattaaataataataataaaataaataaatattttgaatatatatatatacataataaacaaaatttattacgtaaaaaaaatgattcgatatatgataaatatcATCAATATACTAGAAATGATCATCATATAAGTGAGCTTGAGTCGGAGTCGACTgatcattattttaatgttatagatatattttataaaacgtgttttacaaatttagataatataacaaatttaaagcatttaaataaatactgTTATAACAGATTAAGTGATTTATGTAAGCATTTATCAgaacataaaaaaacatattgtGATATATGTGTAggaaataatgataataatttcttATTTGAATACAATatctttttaaaaaaacatgttAAAGCCCATATTGAATATGGAGAACAAATttcagaaaataaatataaaataagacatatatattgtCATATATgttcttattatttatacgattttgatacatatatgagtcacataaataaatatcattttttttgtaaattttgttttaataaaaaaaatcctGAAATTAAAGGACTAGAGAAAAATGATATTGATGATATTGTCTATTATGATCAGCTTCACCTTCAC gTTTACAAGGATTACGATAATATATTCGCAcactataaaaaaaaacaccaCCCTTGCCTGTACGAACAATGTATATTTGTTGTTTTTGACAACAAAATGGATTTATGTCTTCATTTAGCAGAAAAACATGAAGAAAGGGGAAGTAGCAAACGAAACAAAATAGCCTTTTCCATAGGTGGGGCATCTTATAATGAAATACGAAATAatgcaaataataataggaACAATACATATAGTTATCGAAATGATTATGGGAATAACATTAATGCTATTCAggtaaataatgaaaaaacgAATTCGAATATATgtgaaaatgaagaagatAAAAACAGAGAAAAAATCGATATAAATAACtataaatgtatttatgattttaaaaatttttctGATTCGTGgtattttgaatattttattgaaataaaaatgataaattttgtagaatattttaaaaataagaaaacgatttttttacatattataaaaaaagatttagaatttattgaaaatattttaggCATtctaacaaaaaaaaatgctgatttttatatatcaaatgaagaaataattaatataacaaaaagtGTTATAGATACAGATTTTGGAatagaacaaaaaaaaaataatttttttatttttaaaatattttttgatggcataatagaaaaaattgattatttattatataataaagaagatttagaaaaacattatttaaatttattttttaatattattatatatagatcttttatattatattattcattcTTTTTTATGCACTTAagcgaaaaaaaaacaacacTAGGGAAAATTAATAACAATACAAATAGTAGCAAAACCAAGAAAAATGTTAACAATTCAAATGAAAagagagaaaaaaatgattctatatataattataataataataaaagcaTGGCTAATTTACGACACAAATTTGAAGATGCTACAAAAAGTAATATTAACGAATTAAGTAAATATgggtttttatatttaacttttttgttttttaaaattgaaaataatgtattaGAAAACATACACAGTAATATAAAGGGTATATATACCTTATGTAATAATACATGGAAAGATATCGAAGCTGTTAATAAACGAATTACATTAGCATGCGAAAATGATACTAATGCCATAGATGggaaaagtaaaaataatgataatccATTAATTATTAgtggaaataaaaagagTAACAATATCACatcaataaaatttaataatgaaaaaaataatactaatGTAAAAGGAAAGGAAATTGTGAGTTCCCTTTTTGATGTTATAaattctaaaaataatttaatggaactcgaaaatatttacaatttaataaaaaaatgttttaaaaacaaaaatccaaataataatataataaaccATATTTATGACCAAAAATGGGATATTTGCAAAAAAGTTTCTTTTGATATGCTATATTGTATAGAACCACATTTAAATTtagtttcttttttttatttatttataagcAATTATTTATCAGCATATCAAAAAGATTCATgtgttaataaatttgtaaatatatccaatgaaaataaaaaaaacatactaaaaaaaattgcacTTGATGTAGATTTAGCATCACTAACTACTATATCAAAAGATCTTAGCAATTTTGTAAATGCGCGAGCATTAGAAGAATGTTTATCAACAGGACCAGAATATTACAGAATCAGAAAAGATATagaatttatattaagGAATAggaatacaaataatattgtaaaCAATGGTAGTAACCATAATAGATTTTCAAACACATATAGAGGATCagaaaaatacaaaaatatagaagATCAAAAAGTAaattcaaatttatatgatatatcaTTATCTTTAAGAAATcgttttttaaatattattaaaagcTCAAAAATTAACGaactatattatatatatttttatgtttcttctattattaatacaacaaatactaataaaaataatgatgtaaataaaaatgaagattTTCCATCTTTAGCctctaataatattaatgatcGAACTTCTAATATCGCTACTATATCTCGTTTTAGTGTAATCAACtcaaataatacaaatctCAGGGCCAATCATActagaaataataataattccaATTTAAGCAAtgaagatataaatattaattctTATAAGTATAAggttgaaaataataagaataaaTCATTGAGCTCAAAAGGTGATGCCCTTAATGCAGAATACCCTCCTTTGCCAAAACAAAAAACTGATGAAGATAAtttctcttttttaataagcaaaaataataaaacaaaaccTAAGGATAGTAAATCTGAACTTTCAAATAAAGATATCTCATTgaattggaaaaaaaacgGATCGAATACTTCAAAATATAAGGAAAAAGaggaagaaaaaaaaaaacaaaaaaataataaaaaaactaataATACAACCGCAGATCATACCAACACAAATTTATTGTCTTTAATCCccaataaaattgaaaaatcaaataaaaatgaaaaaaataaagctGAGAAAAATGCTACTTccaattattataaatcgTTTAATATAGATGAATTTCCAGCCCCAGCTGATGTCGTTGATCAAAAGAAATTACTCgaacaaaaacaaaatagccaaaaaaaaa aaaaaaattacgaAAATAATAGCGACAGTAAACACTTTTATTCAAGTGATGATAACACACTTAGTAACAGTAAATCATcaccaaaaaaaaaaaaaaaaaatgttattgTACCTGAAGGTAATATTACTTatactataaaaaaaaacaataaagtCAAATGTTGTAGTATGTGTACTTATGAAAACCCTTATGAAAGGAAAATATGTGAGTTATGTGAAAATCCTTTGTGA
- a CDS encoding S-adenosylmethionine-dependent methyltransferase, putative encodes MVKLFLCAKGNYSLFLKRHLNKCIGTRRRVHTPSSITYNEQNGNNNINPKKRPWLIIKDNCVKNILNGFPWVYSKDVKNDNDLFLYSPCIVNIKNEFNENIGVGIYNKNSTIVSRILTMNVSEHINEEFFNNKIKRAYEKRLELFPNDNFFRVVNAESDFLPGIIIDKYNKLVSVQINASGMDVLLHIILKSIESVLNPDTIILKNDSQIRKLEKLSLTKLVYKGLYKPPIEIRENGLTFFTDILKGQKTGWYYDQRDNRSMLISYCKDKNVLDLFSYVGGFGITLAYYGANEVTCVDSSYLAIEHGVKSAQYNNVLNKINFVHACVKKFLNVSLHIKLEAPYNRNDNIPLLEKSDEQTDEWLSIELKEQNDNNMISMKKKEHDKKSTFFSDIQNIYIYEKSKDNRIDLDDIDKLLIKNNNYDFFKKKYDVILIDPPPLARNNYLLPAALKVYQKLLYVSFKIIQKPGYVFVSSCNKLIGYNELVLCIRKALNWAKCEGVIIGEGRISSDHPVHVSLPETKYLTSILLMIT; translated from the coding sequence ATGGTGAAGCTGTTTTTATGTGCAAAGGGAAATTACagtttgtttttaaaacgACATTTGAATAAATGCATAGGAACAAGGAGAAGAGTGCATACCCCAAGTTCAATTACATATAATGAGCAAAATGGCAACAATAACATAAACCCTAAAAAAAGACCATGgttaattataaaagataactgtgttaaaaatatattaaatggtTTTCCTTGGGTATACTCAAAGGACGTAAAAAATGACAAcgatttgtttttatatagtCCCTGTATcgttaatataaaaaatgaatttaatgaaaatataggAGTAGGaatatacaataaaaattcaacGATTGTGTCTAGAATATTAACTATGAATGTTAGCGAACATATAAATGaagaattttttaataataaaataaaaagagcATATGAAAAAAGATTGGAATTGTTTCCAAacgataatttttttaggGTTGTTAATGCAGAAAGTGATTTTTTACCAGGTATTATAatagataaatataataaattagtATCTGTTCAGATAAATGCAAGTGGAATGGATGTATTGTTACACATTATATTAAAGAGCATTGAAAGTGTTTTAAATCCCGAcacaattatattaaaaaatgatagtCAAATACGAAAACTTGAAAAATTGTCATTAACTAAATTAGTATATAAAGGCTTGTATAAACCACCAATTGAAATTAGAGAAAACGgattaacattttttactgatatattaaaaggaCAAAAAACAGGATGGTATTATGATCAAAGAGATAATCGCTCAATGCTTATTTCATATTGTAAAGATAAAAACGTTTTagatttattttcatatgtTGGAGGATTTGGAATTACTTTAGCTTATTATGGTGCTAATGAAGTAACGTGTGTTGATTCTTCTTATTTGGCCATAGAACATGGAGTGAAATCTGCTCAGTATAATAACgttttaaacaaaattaacTTTGTGCATGCATGCGTTAAGAAATTCCTTAACGTATCTTTACACATAAAATTAGAGGCACCATATAATagaaatgataatataccATTACTTGAGAAAAGCGATGAGCAAACTGATGAATGGTTGAGCATTGAATTGAAAGAACAAAATGATAACAACATGATAtcaatgaaaaaaaaggaacATGATAAAAAGAGCACATTTTTTTCGGATATacaaaacatatatatatatgaaaaaagtaAAGATAATCGCATTGATCTCGACGATATAgacaaattattaattaaaaataataattatgattttttcaaaaaaaaatatgacgTTATATTAATAGACCCTCCACCATTAGCACGTAATAACTATTTATTACCAGCAGCTTTAAAAGTTTATCAAAAGCTTTTGTATGtatcatttaaaataatacaaaagcCTGGCTATGTATTTGTATCAAGTTGTAACAAATTAATAGGTTACAATGAGTTAGTTTTATGTATAAGAAAAGCGTTGAATTGGGCAAAATGCGAAGGGGTAATAATAGGGGAAGGAAGAATAAGTTCAGATCACCCTGTTCATGTTTCGTTACCTGagacaaaatatttaaccTCTATCCTTTTAATGATTACTTAA
- a CDS encoding acetyl-CoA acetyltransferase, putative produces MIANNVKKVFVAGYARTPIGSLCGTISQIPVYKLAIPTILKSLERSQIEKDIVDCVIFGQSFSSGCGPLPLQKILVSTGINMNAKTHHINNLCCSGLDSVTLGYDLIKSGKDVCVVGSMESMSQSSFFLKKLRTETCKLGNITFNDSIIHDGYEYISNNKELKKNNNMELFCKKHKIPRIDLDNYVINSYKRAANAYSENLIPQEIFPLIIQKKKNTLEYEKIVIDTDEIYKKCNIDNICNLSSESIITNYNIAPFADGACSIVLMSEDKMNELGLNPLVEIVAYDNASVQPCDSPLSISYSILKCLKKINKSVVDYYEINESSALDVIFNVKNLGIDMSNVNINGGALSLGHPTAVSGSRILISLITILKNFDMKFGCASINNYLGSATSVVVENV; encoded by the exons ATGATAGCAaataatgttaaaaaaGTTTTTGTTGCGGGTTATGCTCGAACCCCTATAGGTTCTTTATGCGGAACAATTTCTCAAATACCCGTGTATAAATTag CTATACCCACAATATTAAAATCACTAGAAAGAAGTCAAATAGAAAAAGATATAGTTGATTGTGTAATTTTTGGGCAATCATTTTCTAGTGGATGTGGGCCTTTACCTCTTCAAAAAATCCTTGTTTCTACAG GTATTAACATGAATGCAAAAACACatcatattaataatttgtgTTGTAGTGGATTAGACTCAGTGACCTTAGGATatgatttaataaaatcaGGAAAAGATGTCTGTGTTGTTGGATCAATGGAATCAATGTCTCAAAGttcgttttttttgaaaaagtTAAGAACAGAAACATGCAAATTAGGGAATATTACTTTTAATGATAGTATAATACATGATggatatgaatatatatcaaataataaggagttaaaaaaaaataataatatggaattattttgtaaaaaacataaaattcCAAGAATTGACTTAGATAATTATGttataaattcatataaaagAGCAGCAAATGCATATAGTGAAAATTTAATACCACAAGAAATATTTCCtttaataattcaaaaaaaaaaaaatacattagAATACGAAAAAATAGTTATTGACACtgatgaaatatataaaaaatgtaatattgataatatttgtaatttAAGTAGTGAAAGTATTAttacaaattataatatagcTCCATTTGCTGATGGTGCATGTTCAATCGTTTTAATGAGTGAAGACAAAATGAATGAGCTTGGTTTAAATCCATTAGTAGAAATTGTAGCTTATGATAATGCTTCTGTGCAACCATGTGATTCTCCCTTGAGTATTTCCTATTCTATATTAAAatgcttaaaaaaaattaataaatctGTTGTTGATTATTATGAAATTAATGAATCTTCAGCATTAgatgttatttttaatgttaaAAATTTGGGCATAGATATGTCtaatgtaaatattaatgGAGGGGCTTTATCATTGGGGCATCCAACTGCTGTATCAGGTTCAAGAATTCTTATATCATTAATAactatattaaaaaattttgatatgAAATTTGGCTGCGCatctataaataattatttaggCTCTGCTACATCAGTTGTCGTGGAAAATGTGTAA